The proteins below are encoded in one region of Myxococcales bacterium:
- a CDS encoding 5-(carboxyamino)imidazole ribonucleotide synthase, with protein sequence MPDFNKVGILGDGQLARMLAMDGHRIGIQCVVLGHDERSSGAQVTEFRKVDYADPQSILQASHDLDLLSYEMEHLPYASLLEVSKHKTLHPAPEALRLAQDRLLEKQFVQSLGIPVVPFMELPSTVSLVEVAEELHFPFLIKTRTAGYDGKGQLWVRSEADFEQAQALLISRPCIAEAKCEFDREVSLVMVRGVNDQLAWYPLVENVHREGILFRSEAPAPKVSEALFASASSYATKIAKHLDYRGVLTIEFFEKNGELCVNEIAPRVHNSGHWTLEGAGCSQFENHLRAICGRSLGSCEAVGKSVMFNFLGQMPPLNELFSLPFVRLHRYGKEQAPKRKLGHLTAHHCNVDLLSPVLAKLEKIFS encoded by the coding sequence ATGCCTGATTTCAATAAGGTTGGTATTTTAGGCGACGGTCAGCTTGCGCGCATGCTTGCGATGGACGGACATCGCATAGGCATTCAGTGTGTCGTGCTAGGACACGATGAACGGTCAAGTGGAGCGCAAGTCACTGAGTTTCGTAAGGTGGACTATGCCGATCCGCAATCGATTCTACAGGCCAGTCATGATTTGGACTTGCTTAGCTACGAAATGGAGCATCTGCCCTATGCATCGCTTCTTGAAGTATCGAAGCATAAAACGCTCCATCCTGCTCCGGAAGCACTGCGCCTGGCTCAAGATCGTTTGCTTGAGAAGCAGTTTGTGCAATCGCTTGGCATTCCTGTCGTCCCTTTTATGGAGCTTCCCTCAACGGTAAGTCTCGTTGAAGTTGCTGAAGAGCTTCACTTTCCATTTCTGATTAAAACACGCACCGCGGGCTACGATGGAAAAGGTCAGCTTTGGGTTAGAAGCGAAGCTGACTTTGAGCAAGCTCAAGCGCTTCTAATATCACGTCCGTGTATCGCTGAAGCAAAATGTGAATTTGATCGTGAAGTCTCTCTGGTGATGGTGAGGGGAGTTAATGATCAGCTTGCATGGTATCCACTCGTGGAAAATGTTCATCGCGAGGGCATTCTTTTTCGGAGTGAAGCGCCTGCGCCAAAGGTATCAGAAGCTTTGTTTGCGAGCGCTTCGAGCTACGCTACTAAAATTGCAAAACACCTTGATTATCGTGGCGTGCTCACAATCGAGTTTTTTGAAAAGAACGGTGAGCTCTGTGTGAATGAAATCGCGCCGCGGGTGCATAACTCAGGGCACTGGACGCTTGAGGGGGCTGGCTGCAGTCAATTTGAAAATCATCTGCGTGCAATTTGTGGCCGATCGCTTGGAAGTTGTGAGGCCGTAGGCAAGAGTGTGATGTTCAACTTCCTTGGGCAGATGCCGCCGCTCAATGAGCTCTTTTCCCTTCCTTTCGTGCGACTCCATCGTTATGGCAAAGAGCAAGCCCCCAAGCGAAAACTGGGGCATCTCACGGCCCATCACTGCAATGTGGACCTTTTGTCTCCAGTTCTG